TTCGGTCGAATTCGATTCGCGCCGAATCGGTTCCGGCGATCTGTTCCTGGCCCTGCCGGGGGAGCACGTGGACGGCCACGCCTACGCGGACGCGGCGATCGCCGCGGGCGCGACCGCCGTGCTCGCCGCGCGCCCGGTGGGAGTGCCCGCCATCGTGGTCGCGCCGAACCCCGGCTCGGTGCCGTCGAGTTCGGTTGCGCTGAGCGGGGATTCGGATGGATCGGGCGCCGCGGTGCTGGCCGCGCTGGCCGACCTGGCGCGCGCGAGCGTGCAACGCCTCACCGCGGCAGGCAGTCTCACGGTGATCGGGGTGACCGGGTCGTCCGGCAAGACCTCCACCAAGGATCTGCTCGCGGCGGTGCTCGCGCCGCTCGGCCCCGTGGTCGCCCCGCCCGGTTCGTTCAACAACGAGCTGGGTCATCCGTGGACGGCGTTGCGCGCCAACGCCGAGACCCGGTTCCTGGTGCTCGAGCTGTCGGCCCGCGGGCCGGGGCATATCGCCGCGCTCGCCGAGGTCGCGCCGCCGGCGATCGGCGTCGTGCTCAATGTCGGCACCGCGCATCTCGGGGAATTCGGCAGCCGCGAAGCCATCGCAAAGACCAAAGGCGAACTGGTGCAGGCGCTTCCGCCGACCGGCTTGGCCGTGCTCAACGCCGACGACCCGCAGGTCGCCGCCATGTCCGCGCGCACGACCGCGCGGGTGGTGCGCGTCGGGCTTTCCGAGGGCGCCGATATCCGGGCCACCGACGTTCGCCTCGACGACGAAGCGCGCGCCGGTTTCATCCTGCACACCGCCGCGGGCAGCGCGGCGGTGCGGCTGGCGGTGCACGGCGAACATCAGGTCGGCAACGCGCTTTCCGCGACCGCGGTCGCCCTGGAATGCGGCGCCGAACTCGACGCGATCGCTGCCGCGCTGTCGGGCGCGCACGCCGCGTCGGCCCGGCGCATGGACGTGCGCACCACCGCCGGCGGGGTCACCGTCGTCAACGACTCCTACAACGCCAACCCCGACTCGGTGCGCGCCGCGCTCAAGGCGCTGGTCACCATGGCGCGGTCCGGCGAAACCCCGCGGCGCAGCTGGGCGGTGCTCGGCGAAATGGGTGAACTGGGCGAGGAATCCGTGCTCGAGCACGACCGGATCGGGCGGCTCGCGGTGCGCCTGGACGTGGACCGGCTCATCGTCGTCGGGTCCGGAAGGCCGTCCCGCGCGATGCACCAGGGAGCCGTGATGGAAGGCTCATGGGGTGAGGAGTCGATCCTGGTGCCCGATATCGGCGCCGCCATCGCGTTGCTCGACGACGAAATCGAGTCCGGCGACGTGGTGCTCGTGAAAGCGTCGAAGTCGGTGGGCCTCTGGGAGGTCGCCGAACACCTGATCAACACCGAGCGCGACCACGATAAGGCGGAGGCTCTCGAGTGAGACAGATTCTGTTCGCGGCGGCGATCGCGCTCGCCGTCTCGATTCTGCTGACCCCACTGCTGATCAAGATGTTCGCCAAGCAGGGTTTCGGCCAGGAGATCCGAGTCGACGGCCCGGCCAGTCATCAGGCCAAGCGGGGCACGCCCACGATGGGCGGTGTCGCGATCATCATCGGCATGTGGGCCGGTTATCTGGGCTCGCACCTGATCGGCATCGGCTACAACGCCGACGGCCCGTCGGCTTCCGGGCTGTTGGTGCTCGGTCTGGCCACCGCGCTGGGCGGCGTCGGCTTCGTCGACGATTTCATCAAGATCCGTAAGCAGCGCAATCTCGGCCTCACCGCCGCGGGCAAGTATCTCGGTCAGTTGACCTCCGCCGTCGTCTTCGGCGTGCTCGCGTTGCAGTTCCGCGGGGCGAGCGGGCTCACCCCGGCGAGCAGGCATCTGTCCTATGTGCGTGACATCAGCACGGTGACCATGGGTGTCGTCGTCTTCCTGGTGTTTGTCTGCCTGGTCGTCGTCGCCTGGTCCAACGCGGTGAACCTCACCGACGGGCTGGACGGGCTCGCGGCCGGCTCGATGAGCCTGGTGCTCGGCGGCTACGTGGTGATCACGTTCTGGCAGTACTACCACGCGTGCGAGACCAAGCCCGAGACCGGTTGCTACAACGTGCGCGACCCGCTCGATCTGGCGCTGGTGTGCGCCGCGGGCGCCGCGGCCTGCGTCGGCTTCCTGTGGTGGAATGCCGCGCCCGCCAAGATCTTCATGGGCGACACCGGGTCGCTGGCGCTCGGCGGCCTGCTGGCCGGCCTGTCCATCACCACCCGCACCGAACTGCTGATGATCGTGATCGGCGCGCTGTTCGTCGCCGAGACGCTGTCGGTGGTGCTGCAGGTGGCGGTGTACCGCACCACGCGCAACCGGTTGTTCAAGATGGCGCCGTTCCATCATCACTTCGAACTCAGTAAATGGGCCGAGACTACGGTGATCATCAGGTTCTGGCTATTGGCCGCGATAGCTTCCGCGGTCGGACTCGGTTTGTTCTACAGCGAATATCTCTCTGCGGTCGGGTGAACTAGCGATGGTCGAACATTCTCCTCGGGCCCTGCGTACACCAGGGCCCATGCTCGAATTCCTGCGTGGCCGTGACGTTCTCGTCGCGGGCTGGGGTGTGTCGGGGCGCTCGCTGGTCGAGCCGCTGCGCGATATCGGGGCGCGCCCGGTGGTCACCGACGGCGGCGCCGCGGCGCTGGCCGAGGCGGCCGGGCTCGGCCTGGACATCGCCACCTGCGTCGAACTCGAATCCACCGACTGGAGCCGGTTCGCGCTGGTGATCACCAGTCCGGGCTGGCGGCCCGATTCGCCGGTGCTGGCCGCGGCGGTCGCCGAGGGCACACCGGTCTGGGGTGACGTCGAATTCGCCTGGTGGGTCGATCAAGCCAGGATCTACGGGCCGGTGCGCAAGTGGCTGGTGATCACCGGGACCAACGGCAAGACCACCACCACGCAGATGACGCACGCCATCCTGCGCGCCGCGGGCATCCCCAGCGTCGCGTGCGGGAATATCGGCCTGCCGATCCTGGATGCCTTGCGGCGCAACCCCGGTCCGCAGGTGCTCGCCGTCGAGCTGTCCTCGTTCCAGCTGCACTGGGCGCCCTCGGTGCGCCCGGAGGCGGGCGTGGTGCTCAACGTGGCCGAGGATCACCTGGATTGGCACGGCGGCCTCGACGCCTACGCCGCGGCCAAAGCGCGCGCGCTGTTCGGCCGGGTCGGCGTGGTCGGGCTCGACGATCCGGTGGCGGCCTCGCTGGCCCGGCGCAGCAAGGCGCGCCGGACCGTCGGCTTCCGGATCGGCGTGCCCGCCGACGGCGAACTCGGCGTGGTCGACGGCAAACTGCTGGACCGCGCGTTCACCAAGGCCGCGATCCTGGCCGAGGTCGGCGACATCAGCCCGCCGGGACCGGCAGGTGTCGCGGACGCGCTCGCGGCCGCCGCGCTCACCCGTGCCATCGACGTTGCCCCGCAGTTCATCCGGGAAGGCTTGATCGAGCACAAGGTCGGTCCGCACCGTTCGGCGTTCGTCGCCGAGGTGGGCGGCGTCGACTTCATCGATGACTCCAAGGCCACCAACCCGCATGCCGCGCGCACCGCGATCCTGGCGCACCCGCAGGTGGTCTGGGTCGCGGGCGGGCAGCTCAAGGGCGCCCAGATCGAGGATCTCGTGGAGGAGGTCGCCGATCGGCTGGTCGCCGTGGTGCTGATCGGGGCCGACGCGCCGGTTTTCGCCGCCGCATTGGCGCGACACGCGCCCGAGGTCCCGGTCGTCGAGCTGATCGCGGGAGACGATGCAGGGATGGGTGCGGACGCGTCGAGAACCGAGCAGGCCGACGCCGTGATGGCGCGGGCGGTACGGGCCGCGGCCGGGTACGCCCGTCGCGGGGACACCGTGCTGCTCGCCCCCGCCGCGGCGTCGTTGGACATGTTCACCGACTACACGCATCGGGGCCGCAGTTTCGCGGCGTCGGTGCACGCACTGGAAGACGGTGACGTCGGGCGGCAACTATGACTTCGCGCCGTGCGCTCCGGCCTCGGAGACGGCAGCGCGGCGAAACCGTGGAGGGCTCGTGAGCGGCGCAGATCAGACGCACACCGCACGGCGGGTCGACCCGCGGGCCGGTGCCCGGTTCGTGGCCTGGCTCGCGCGGCCGCTCGCCTCCTTCCATCTGGTGGTCACCATCGCCACGCTGCTCACGGTGCTGGGCCTGGTGATGGTGCTCTCGGCGTCGAGCGTCGAGGCGTATGTCGATGGGGGCTCGGCGTATTCGCTGTTCATCCAGCAGGCGATGTTCGCGGCGATCGGTGCCGTGCTGTTCTATCTGGCGCTGCGAATTCCGTTGCGCAGGCTGCGCCAGTGGTCGTTCCCGCTGTTCGTGGTGTCGGTGCTCGGGCTGGTGCTGGTACTGGTGCCCGGCATCGGTTCCAAGGTGCAGGGCGCCCGGCGCTGGATCGATCTCGGCTTCTTCTCGGTGCAGCCGTCGGAGATCGTCAAGGTCACGCTGGTCGTCTGGGGTGCGCACCTGCTGGCGTCGCGGCGGTCGGAGCACGCGTCGCTCAAGGACATCCTGATGCCGCTGGTGCCCGCGGGCCTGCTGGTGTGCCTGCTCGTGGTGGTGGAACCGAACCTGTCCACCACGATCGCGCTAGGCATCGTGCTCGCGGCGCTGCTCTGGTTCGGCGGGCTGCCGCTGCGCCTGTTCGTCACGATCGCGGTGTCGGGCATGATCGCCGCCGCGGTGCTCGCGCTCTCGGCCGGCTACCGCTCCGATCGGATGCGCGCGTTCTTCAATCCCGGTGACGACCCGCAGGGCATCAATTACCAAGCGCGCCAAGCGCTGTACTCGCTGGCCGACGGCGGTATCTGGGGTCGCGGCCTCGGGCAGAGCCGGGCCAAGTGGAGCTATCTGCCCAACTCGCACAACGACTTCATCTTCGCCATCATCGGCGAGGAACTCGGCTTCTTCGGCTGCGCCCTGGTGCTCGGACTGTTCGCGCTGTTCGTCTACACCGGCTTGCGTATCGCGAGCCGGTCGGTGGATCCGTTCCTGCGGCTGCTCACCGCGACCGCGACGACCTGGATCACCGGCCAGGCCCTGATCAACATCGGCTACGTGGTCGGGCTGCTGCCGGTGACCGGTCTGCAGCTGCCGCTGGTGTCGGCGGGCGGTTCGTCGCTGGCGATCACCCTGTTCATGTTCGGCATCATCGCCAACGCGGCCCGGCACGAGCCCGAGGCGGTTTCGGCGTTGCACGCCGGACAGGACGGTAGATTCAGCAGGCTGCTGCGCCTGCCCAAACCTGAGGTGTACTCGCCGGCCCGGGCCGGTGCCGCCAGGGCGAAGTCCGCACAGCGGGGCAAGGCGCCGCGTGCGGGCAGACCGGCGGCGTTGCCGCCCGGCCGCCGCGGCCAGAGCGAACCGGGCAGGCGCCGCTCGCCGGAGAGCCGCGGCACCAGCTCGCTACGGGCCACCAGGGCATGGGAACCCAGCTATCCGGTCAACCACGCAAGAGAACGGGGAAGATCTAGGTGATCTCGGTAATCGTCGCCGGCGGCGGCACGGCGGGCCACATCGAGCCGGCGCTGGCGGTGGCGGACGCGCTGCGACGGCTCGACGATTCGATCCGGGTGACGGCGCTCGGTACCGAACGCGGCCTGGAAACCCGCCTGATCCCCGAACGCGGTTATCCGCTCGAGCTGATCCCGCCGGTTCCGTTGCCCCGCAAGCCGACCACCGATCTGCTGCGGTTGCCCGGCCGGGTGCGCGCCTCGGTGGCGCAGGCCCGCGCGGTGATCGATCGGGTCGAGGCGGATGTGATCGTCGGGTTCGGCGGCTACGTGGCACTGCCCGCGTACCTGGCCGCCGGGCCGGGGCTGCTGCGCCGCCGGCGCGCGGTGCCGGTGGTGGTGCACGAGGCCAACGCCAAGGCCGGTATCGCGAACAAGGTCGGCGCCCGGCGCGCGCGCCGCGTGCTCGCGGCGGTGCCGGATTCCGGGCTGGCCGGGGCGCAGGTCGTCGGCATCCCGGTGCGCGCGGCCATCACCACGCTGGATCGCGCCGCGTTGCGCGCCGAGGCCCGGGCGCATTTCGGGTTGCCCGCCGAGGGACCGGTACTGCTGGTGTTCGGCGGCTCGCAGGGCGCGGTGAGCCTGAACGACGCGGTGTCCGGCGCCGCGGCGCAACTGGCCGCGGCGGGTATCTCGGTGCTGCACGCGCACGGCCCCAAGAACACCCTCGAGGTCGCGGCCGGCGACGGTGCGGCGCGCTATGTCGCGGTGCCGTATCTTTCCCGGATGGACCTCGCCTACGCCGCCGCCGACGCGGTGGTCTGCCGGTCGGGCGCGATGACCGTCGCCGAGGTGTCGGCGGTCGGGCTGCCCGCGTTCTACGTGCCACTGCCGCACGGCAACGGTGAGCAGGAGCTCAACGCTGGGCCGGTGGTCCGGCAGGGCGGTGGCAGAATTGTCCCCGATTCGGAGCTGACGCCGAAATACGTGATCGACGAGGTGATTCCGCTGCTCATGGACCCCGCACGGCTGATCGAGATGGGCCGTGCCGCCGCCGGTGCCGGGCACCGCGACGCCGCCGACGAGGTGGCGCGCATCGTGCTGGGGGTCGCCGGATGACCGACGAGGACCTTTCGGCGTTGCCGCCCGCACTCGAACGGGTGCACATGGTCGGCATCGGCGGTGCCGGGATGTCCGGTATCGCGCGGATCCTGTTGTCCCGCGGCGGCGCCGTGTCCGGGTCGGACGCCAAGGAGAGCCGCGGGGTGCTCGCGCTGCGGGCGCGCGGCGCGCAGGTGCGCATCGGGCACGACGCCAGCGCGCTGGACCTGCTGCCCGGCGGCCCGACCGTGGTGGTCACCACCTACGCGGCCATCCCGAAGACCAATCCCGAACTGGTGGAAGCGAATCGGCGCGAGATTCCGGTGCTGCTGCGCCCGGCCGTGCTCGCCTCCCTGATGCAGGGACATCGCACGCTGCTGGTGTCGGGTACCCACGGCAAGACCTCCACCACCTCGATGCTCATCGTGTCGCTGCAGCACTGCGGCTTCGATCCGTCCTTCGCGGTGGGCGGGGAGTTGAACGAGGCGGGCACCAACGCGCACCACGGCACCGGGGACATCTTCGTCGCTGAAGCCGACGAGAGCGACGGGTCGCTGCTGCAGTACGAGCCGGACGTCGCGGTGGTCACCAACATCGAATCCGATCACCTGGACTTCTTCGGCACCGACGAGGCCTATGTGCAGGTCTTCGACGATTTCGCCGACCGGTTGAACGCGGGCGGGCTGCTCGTGGTCTGCCTGGACGATCCCGGTTCGTTCGCGCTGGCCGAGCGGGTCGGCGCGCGCCTGGCCGAGAAGAACGTGCAGGTACTCGGTTACGGCTCCGGCGAACTCGCCGACGCGCCGGTGCCGGTCGGGGTGCGGCTGCACAGCTGGGAGCCGCGCGACGTCGGCGGTATCGCCCAGTTCCAGCTCGCCGACGAGGCCGCGCCGCGCACCCTGCGGTTGTCGGTGCCGGGCAGGCACATGGCCTTGAACGCGCTCGCCGCGCTGCTCGCGGCCCGCGCCGCCGGGGCCGACGTGGACGAGATCGTGCAGGGGCTGGAGGGTTTCGGCGGTGTGCACCGGCGCTTCCAGTTCGCGGGCCGGGAGAACGGCGTGCGCGTCTTCGACGATTACGCCCATCACCCGACCGAGGTGCGCGCGGTGCTCGGCGCCGCCGCCGAACTGGTGCAGCAGGAGGCCCGCGACGGCGCCCGCTCCCGGCAGGGGCGCGTCATCGTGGTGTTCCAGCCGCATCTGTACAGCCGCACCGCGACGTTCGCCGCGGAGTTCGGCACCGCGCTCAGCCTCGCCGACGAGGTGGTCGTGCTCGATGTGTACGGCGCGCGCGAGAAACCACTGCCCGGGGTGAACGGGGCACTGGTGGCCCAGTCGGTCACCAAACCCGTGCACTACCAACCCGATATGTCGCGGGTGGGCAGGCAGGTCGCCCGGCTCGCGCTGCCCGGCGACGTCGTGATCACCATGGGCGCGGGCGATGTGACGATGCTCGGCAGTCAGATCCTGGACGGTTTACGGGCGCGGCCCCAGTACGGGCGATGAGCGCCGAGACGAAGCGGCCGCGCACGCACCGGTGGCCCGGCGGAGCGGAGTCGTGATGGCGAGGCGTGGCAGCAGGCGCGCGGGCGAGGCGCGGCGCGGGTTCGCCGCGGCGCGTTCGGCCGGTGCGCTGTTCGGCGCGGACGGGATCCGGCGCTTCTGGTGGTGGGGATTGCTGGGCGTGTGCGTCCTTGCGATCGTCGCGGCCGTCGCGTGGTTCACGCCGGTGCTCTCGGTGCGCACCGTCAAGATCGACGGCGCGGTCGCGGTGCCCGAACAACAGGTGCGCGAACTGCTCGAAATTCCGTCGGGGCGCTCGATGTTGCGCATCGATACCACCGAGATCGCGCGGCGGGTGGCGAGTATTCCCAAGGTGCGCACAGCCCGGGTGCAGCGCGTTTTTCCGTCGACGGTGAAAGTGACCGTCGTCGAGCGGGTTCCGGTGTTGTTTTTCGAGAGTCCGCAGGGCGCGCACCTGTTGGACGCGGAGAGCGTGGAATTCGCGATCGAACCGGCGCCGATCGGGGTGCCGAAGTTGATCACCGATCATCCCGCGAGCGACGCCCCGGTCACCAAGGCCGCGGTCGCGGTGCTCACCGTGCTGCCGCCTGCGCTGGGCATTCAGGTGGACGAGGTTGTGGCACGGTCCATTTCAGATATTTCCCTGAATCTGAAGGATGGGCGCACGGTACTCTGGGGCGGGATGAACGACGCCGAGCGCAAGTCGGCGGTCGTACTGCCGCTGTTGACCCGCCCCGGAACGGTGTTCGATGTTTCGAGTCCTAATCTGGTCACGGTAAAGTGATCGATACCCATTGCGCCCGCGTCGAATTGCAGTATTCGACGGGCGGCGCTCGCGGTCCCCTCGTGGATCTGCGAGCCGCTGCCTCCGGGCCGGGCGCTCACGCCGCCGCGCTCGTACAGGGCGGCAGGCGGGGCGCCAGGGGGCAACCGTTCACCATACTTCGTGTGGGTCGGCGAAACGAGAGGGATCACACAAGATTCTGTGTCTCGTTTCGGCGCGCCTGCGCGCGGTTTGCGGCGGCGGCGAATAGCGTTCCGCAGCAGTCGGATACTTGACATAACGCTAACCCTATGGTTCAGCTTTAGGGTTTGCCCGAGTGGCGGTGCGCTGAGGACAGCCGCTCAGGCGAAACCGGCGGAGTGTCTCGAATCCGAAAACGACAGGCTTTAGATCGAAGGAAGGCGAGAGCCCATGACGCCCCCGCACAACTACCTTGCCGTGATCAAGGTCGTCGGTATCGGCGGCGGCGGTGTGAATGCCGTCAACCGGATGATCGAACAGGGTCTCAAAGGTGTCGAGTTCATCGCGGTCAATACCGACGCGCAGGCTCTGCTGATGAGTGATGCCGACGTCAAGCTCGACGTCGGCCGGGAACTCACCCGTGGTCTCGGGGCGGGCGCCGACCCCGAGGTCGGTCGCAAGGCGGCCGAGGACCACAAGGACGAGATCGAAGAGGTGCTCAAGGGCGCCGACATGGTCTTCGTGACGGCGGGTGAGGGCGGTGGCACCGGCACCGGCGGTGCGCCGGTCGTCGCCCAGATCGCCCGCAAGCTCGGCGCGCTGACCATCGGCGTGGTCACCCGCCCGTTCTCGTTCGAGGGCAAGCGGCGCGGCAACCAGGCCGAGGTCGGCATCAACCAGCTGCGCGAATCCTGCGACACGCTCATCGTGATCCCGAACGACCGGCTGCTCCAGCTCGGCGACGCGGCGGTCAGCCTGATGGACGCGTTCCGCTCGGCCGACGAGGTGCTGCTCAACGGTGTGCAGGGCATCACCGACCTGATCACCACGCCGGGTCTGATCAACGTCGACTTCGCCGACGTCAAGAGCGTGATGTCCGGCGCGGGCAGCGCCCTGATGGGCATCGGCTCGGCCCGCGGCGAGGGCCGTTCGGTGAAAGCGGCCGAGTCCGCGATCAATTCGCCGCTGCTCGAGGCGTCGATGGACGGCGCGCACGGCGTGCTGCTGTCGATCGCGGGCGGCTCGGACCTCGGCCTGTTCGAGATCAACGAGGCGGCCTCGCTGGTGCAGGAGGCCGCGCATATCGAGGCCAACATCATCTTCGGCACGGTGATCGACGATTCGCTCGGCGACGAGGTGCGCGTCACCGTGATCGCCGCGGGCTTCGACGGCGGCGGGCCGGCCCGGCGGACCTTCGACACCGCCGGACGCAGCACCATCGGCTCGGCCCGCTCCGGCGAGATCGGCCAGAACCGCAGCACCGAGGTCGCCGCCCGCAGCACCGACACCGCGGCCGCCGGCGCGAGCGCCTCGACCCGCGGCGCCGTACCGAGCTACCGCGACTCCGAACGCGCCCGGCTGGCCGAGCCCACGGTCGCCAACAACCCGCGCGCACACATCGAACCCCCCGACGATGACGACGACGATGTCGACGTCCCGTCCTTCATGCGCCGCTAGCTCGAGCCCCACGCCGCCGCCGCGCGGCACAGAGCGTCCGCACGCCGCACAGCAGACCATCCTGTGCGATGTGCGGACGCTCTGTGGTTCGCGCCACCGCAGTGTGATGGCCGCGCGCCTTCTCGTGGGATGCGCGGGTGTTCGCGGGATGCGCGTCTTCTCGCGGGATGCGCGGGTGTTCGCGGGACGCGCGCCTTCTCGCGGGACGCGCGGGTGTTCGCGGGATGCGCGGGTGTTCGCGGGATGCGCGGGTGTTCGCGGGATGCGCGTCTTCTCGCGGGATGCGCGGGTGTTCGCGGGACGCGCGCCTTCTCGCGGGACGCGCGCCTCTTCTTGCGGTGCGCCCGTGTTCGTCGGCGATTTCGCGCGCGGCGTGACGGTCTGCGCGCGGCGTGCGGGTTCGGGTGTGGCAGTGGGCTGCTCCCTAAGAAAGCGTTCGGGAGTCGTTAAGGGGTGACGACTAGGCTCGAGTGCATGACTTCTGCGCCGACACTGACTGTTCGACGGGTGACCACGACTCGGGCCGGGGGCTTTTCCGCCCCGCCGTACGAGTCGTTCAATCTCGGCGATCACGTCGGGGACGATCCGGCGACGGTGCGGCGGAACCGGGATCGGCTCGCCGCGGGTATCGGGCTCACCCCGGATCGGCTGGTCTGGATGGAACAGATCCACAGCCGCAATGTCGAAATCATCGATGGCCCACGGGCCGAGCCGGTGCCCGCGACGGACGCCCTTGTGACGAATGTGCCCGGGCTCGCCCTGGTGGTGCTCACCGCCGACTGCGTGCCCATCCTGCTGTCCGACGACGAGGCCGGTGTGCTCGCGGCCGTGCACGCGGGCCGGATCGGCGCGCGGATCGGCATCGTGCCGAAGGTGCTCGACGCGATGCTGTCGCTGGGCGCGCAGGTGGAACGGATCGGCGCGTTCCTGGGGCCGGCGGCCTCGGGGCGGCAGTACGAGGTGCCCGCCGCGATGCGCGCCGATGTCGAGGCGCATCTGCCCGGCAGCGCCACCACCACGGTGCGCGGCACGCCGGCGCTCGACCTGCGCGCCGGAATCCGCAGGCAGCTCACCGAAGCCGGGGTCGGCGCGGTCGCGGTCGACCCGCGCTGCACCATCGAGGACCACACGCTGTTCAGCCACCGCCGTGGCGCCCCCACCGGGCGCCTGGGCAGCGTGATCTGGTCGGAGGTGCACTGATGTCCGCGGAATCCGTTGCCGCGCAAGTGGACGAGCGCACCGCGGAACTGGCGACGAACCTGGCCGGGTTGCTGCAGCGCATCGACGCGGCCTGTCTCGCGACCGGGCGCGCGCCGGACTCGGTGCGTCTACTCCCCGTGACGAAATTCTTTCCGGTCGCCGATGTCGCGATCCTGCACCGGCTCGGCCGCCGCGAGTTCGGCGAGTCACGCGAACAGGAGGCCACCGCCAAGGTTTCGGCACTCCGCGAGCACATAAGTGACGAAGACCTCTCGGATGTGCAGTGGCACATGATAGGACGCCTGCAGCGCAACAAGGCGCGGGTCGTGGCCCGGTGGGCGCACACCGTCCACTCGGTGGACAGCGAACGCCTGGCAACCGCTCTGGACGCCGGCGCGCAAGCCGCACTGGACGCGGGGGAGCGCAGCGCGCCGGTGCGGGTCCTCCTGCAGGTGAGCCTGGATGAGGACCCGTCGCGCGGTGGTGTCGCGCCGGATGAATTGACCCGCCTGGCCGCGCATATCGCGGCCTCGCCTGGATTACGACTGTCCGGTCTGATGGCCATTCCGCCATTGGGGGCTGAGTCTGATGCGGCATTTGCACGCCTTGCGACTTTGCACACCCTGCTACTCGCCGAGCATCCCGGCGCGACAGAACTTTCCGCCGGAATGTCCGGCGATCTGGAATCCGCCATAGAACACGGCTCGACGGTTGTGCGTGTCGGTACCGCCTTGATGGGCGCTCGACCGATAACCTCGGCGTAGCAAAGAAACCTCATCAGTCACATTCGACACATATGCTGGGACAGACGAGGGCTGAGCAAGACTTCAACACCCGGCCGCCACCGGGGCCGAAGGAAGGTCGACCAAAATGAGCGAGCGCAGCGAGCGAGTAATCGACGCAGCCATCGTGGTCATGACGCCGCCGCGCGTGCGCGGGGATGTCCTGCGGGAGCGCAGCGAGCGCTCGATGAACGCAGCCACGAGCGTGCTCGTGACGGAGCCGAGCGTCAGCGAGGCGCAGTCATGAGCACGCTGCACAAGTTCAAGGCTTACTTCGGCATGGTTCCACTCGAGGATTACGAAGACGACTATGTCGACGATCGTGCTCCCCGGGTCGCCGACGACCGCGGTGCGCGCAGGCCTCGGCCCCGTGACTACGCCGACCGCGGTGCCTACGGCGCTGATCGCTATGCCGAAGACCGTTACGGCGCAGAGCATTACGGTGCCGACGGATTCGATCGGGACGAGCCCGGCTATCCGGAGCCCGCCTACAAGTCGCCGTACAAGGCCGGATACCCGGTATCCCGGCGCGACGACTACGCCGACGAGCCCTACGGCGAGGACCGTTACGAGGCGCCGCGGCGTCCCACCCGGATCGAGACCGCGCCGTCGTCCGGCCGGTTCCGCGCGGGCGGCAGCGCGCCGTCGCTGCGTGGCGCCACCCGTGGTGCGCTCGCCGTCGATCCCGAGGCCGAAGAGCGGCGGCTGGAGGAGCGCGTGCGCCCCGAGCCGGCTCCCGCGCGCAGGCCGGGGATCTTCGAGGACGGAGGTCCCTTGTCCAAGATCACGACGCTGCGCCCGCGCGACTACAGCGAGGCCCGCATCATCGGTGAGCGCTTCCGTGAGGGCAACCCGGTGATCATGGACCTGGTGGACCTGAGCAACGCCGACGCCAAGCGGCTGGTGGACTTCGCCGCCGGACTCGCGTTCGCGCTGCGTGGCTCATTCGACAAGGTCGCGACCAAGGTGTTCCTCCTCTCACCGGCGGACGTGGACGTATCAGCCGAAGAACGCCGTCGCATCGCCGAAACCGGCTTCTACAACCAGAAATAAGGTCGTGATCTGGGGGGTGATGCAGACCGGTCGCCTGCGGTGCGGCGCGGTCATTTTGCGCAAAGCGGATTTTGCGGCAGAGTGAAGTCGTGGCCTTGTTCGCGGTGCTGTACTTCGTACTGTTCATCTTCTGGCTGTTGCTGATCAGCCGGGTGATCGTGGAGTTCATCCGTAGCTTCGCCCGGGACTGGCGTCCGACCGGTGTCGTGGTCATCATCCTGGAGGTGATCTTCACGATCACCGACCCTCCGGTGAAACTCCTGAGGCGGTTGATACCACCGGT
This genomic stretch from Nocardia brasiliensis ATCC 700358 harbors:
- a CDS encoding YggS family pyridoxal phosphate-dependent enzyme; its protein translation is MSAESVAAQVDERTAELATNLAGLLQRIDAACLATGRAPDSVRLLPVTKFFPVADVAILHRLGRREFGESREQEATAKVSALREHISDEDLSDVQWHMIGRLQRNKARVVARWAHTVHSVDSERLATALDAGAQAALDAGERSAPVRVLLQVSLDEDPSRGGVAPDELTRLAAHIAASPGLRLSGLMAIPPLGAESDAAFARLATLHTLLLAEHPGATELSAGMSGDLESAIEHGSTVVRVGTALMGARPITSA
- a CDS encoding cell division protein SepF, whose amino-acid sequence is MSTLHKFKAYFGMVPLEDYEDDYVDDRAPRVADDRGARRPRPRDYADRGAYGADRYAEDRYGAEHYGADGFDRDEPGYPEPAYKSPYKAGYPVSRRDDYADEPYGEDRYEAPRRPTRIETAPSSGRFRAGGSAPSLRGATRGALAVDPEAEERRLEERVRPEPAPARRPGIFEDGGPLSKITTLRPRDYSEARIIGERFREGNPVIMDLVDLSNADAKRLVDFAAGLAFALRGSFDKVATKVFLLSPADVDVSAEERRRIAETGFYNQK
- a CDS encoding YggT family protein encodes the protein MALFAVLYFVLFIFWLLLISRVIVEFIRSFARDWRPTGVVVIILEVIFTITDPPVKLLRRLIPPVSLGGIRLDLSIMVLLFIVFILMSIVGRLGQPVAPV